CGCTGGGAACCGCTGTCGCCAGCAACTGATCGGTCGCGGATCGCTGCTCTGGTGGAAAACCGGGGAGCGATCCGCCATCGCCTGCCGGGTTGCACCTCCGGGTGCGCTCGCGATCGGCCCGGAAAGGGATCGGAACCCGCACCGGGTCAGGAGCGACGGTAAAACAACGACCTGCAACGGCTCACTGCCTGTCGCAGGATCACATGGGCCCCATCCCTGCCCGTCATTGCGAGCGTAGCGAGGCAATCCAGGGCGTCCTGGTCCGACTCTGGACTGCTTCGCGCGCTCGAAATGACGAACGTTGCGCTGCAACGCGCGTTGCCTCGCCCTAAAAATCCTCGCCCTAAAAACCCTCGGGCAGATCGATCGGCCCGACGACCTCGCGATACCGCGACACCGCGTAGCGATCGGTCATCCCCGCGATGAAATCGGCGATGTGGCGGCTGACCCCCGGCTCGCCCTTCGGCAACCGCAGCCGCCATTCCTCCGGCAGCAGCCCCGGATCGCCGCGATACGCCGCAAACAGTGCGGACACGACGCGCTGCGCCGCCGATGCCGCCTCCAGCTGGCGGGGATGATGATACAGATTGGCGTACATGAAGCGCTTCAACGTGCGCTCCGCCGTCGCCATCGCCGGCGAGAAACCGATCAGCGCACGCCCGGCCGCCCGCACGTCCTCGACACTCCCCACCGCCGCGTCCGCGATCCGCGCGCGCGATTCAGCGATCAGGTCGTTGACCATCGCGCCGATCTGGCTGCGGATCAGCTCACCTGCCAGCCGTTCGCGCGGCAGGTCGGGGAAGCGTGCGTCGACCCGCCGCCACCCGTCCGCAACCAACGGCACGGCCTCGATCTGCTCCAGCGTCAGAAGCCCGGCGCGCAGCCCGTCGTCGATATCGTGATTGTCATAGGCGATGTCGTCGGCCAGCGCCGCCACCTGCGCCTCCAGCGAGGCATGGCTGGTCAGTTCCAGTCGCGCCTCGGCATCCGCCGCGGCCAGCGCCCATGGCGGCACCGCGATCGGCCCGTTGTGCTTGGCCAGCCCCTCCAGCGTTTCCCATGTCAGGTTCAGCCCCGGCCAGCGCGGATAGGGGCGCTCGATCCGCATCAGCGTGCGCAACGTGTGGCCGTTGTGATCGAATCCGCCCGCGTCGCGCATCGCCTGACGCAGCGCATCTTCCCCGGCGTGGCCAAACGGTGGGTGGCCGATGTCGTGGGCCAGGCACAGCGCCTCGGTCAGGTCCTCGTTCAGCCCCAGCACGCGCGCGATCGTCCGCCCGATCTGCGCCACCTCCAGGCTGTGGGTCAGGCGGACGCGGAAGTGGTCGCCGTCGGGGGCCAGGAACACCTGCGTCTTGTGGCGCAGCCGCCGGAAGCTGATCGAGTGGATGATCCGGTCGCGGTCGCGCTGGAACGCGTCGCGCGGGCCGCGATCGGCGCTCTCCTCGGGGTGGAGCCGCCCGCGGCTGCGCGCCGGGTCCGACGCCCACGGCGCGCATTCCGCCATGTTACTTCCCGCCCAGCCGCGTCATCTTCTGGCCGGCCTCGCTGGTAAAGGTGAAGGCGGAGAGCCCCTGCTTCTTCAGCGTGTTGACCATCGCACGTGCTTCCGCCTCGGTCTTGAACGGCCCGGTCACCAGCCGGTTCGTCGCGCGGTTGGCGACGCTGAAGGCGCGCTTGCCGGCCAGCGCGTCGGCTTTGCCCTGCGCCCCCTTCCACGCCTTCGGCAAATCACCGGCGTTCGCGCCGCTGGCGATCTGCACCCAGATCCGCTCGGGCTCGGCGCGCGCCGCCTTCTTCTCGGCGGCCTCCTTGGCGGCGACTTCCTTCTTCACCTTTTCTGCGGCGAGTTCCTTCGCGCGTGCCTTGCGATCGAGCGGCTTGTCGGTGGCCTTGGGCGTCGGCTTCGCAACCGGCGTCTCCTCGGCTTCGATCACCGGGGCCTTTTGTGCGACGCGCTTCGCGGCAGCGAGCCGCGGGCGCTTCTGCTCGTCGGCGGCGGCGTTGCGCTCGGCGGTCTGCGCGGCTTCATCCAGCGTCGCGGCCGCCGGCGCGGGTGGCGCGACGACCGGCATGCGCTGCGCGCCCGGCATCGGCCTGACCCCCAGTTCGGTGGCTGGCACGGAAATTCCCGCGACGATCCGCGCAAGGATCGAATCCTCGCTGATCCGCGGCACCGCACGCAACGGCGGCGGCGTGATGCGGCGCGCCGGGCGCGGCACCGGCGCGGCCGTGGCTGCGCTCGCCAATTGCGTCGGCGTGGGCGTCGAACGCAGCGGCGCAGCCGTGGTGGCGGGAACCGGGACCGGAGCGGGTGTCGCCTGCGCCACCTGCGTCGGAACCGGCTGCCGTTCCGGGGTAGAGGGGGCCGCGGCCGGCACCGGATCCGGCACGGCGCGCGTGGTCGTCGGCACCGTCTGTACCATCTGCGGTGTCGGCGTCGTGCTCTGCACCGGCGCGGGCTGCGCCGTCGCGGCCGGGCGCGACGGCGTCGGTATCGAGGTCGGCACGCGCGTGTTCGCCGCGGCGAGCTGCACCGCGCGATCGCGCTTGCGCTGCTCGCTACGCGACAGCCGCTTCTGCGGCAGCGGCTGCACCACCGGCGCGGCGGCCACCTGCACCGGCGCAGGCGCGACCGCCAGCGGCGTCAACGCCGGCACCATCCGCGCGTCCGCCAGCCGTGCCGCGGTCGGCGCCACTTCGCCGAAATGCACTGCGAACGCCCGGTCGACCGGCGACAGCGTCGGCAGCCGCTGGAAGAAGGCCGCCAGCCCGCCCGCCATGCCGCGCGGCATCATGCTCGATGCGATCTTGTTCGCACCGGACACGTCGCCGTTCATCGCCAGGATGAAGGCACGCGCACGCCACGCCCCGCGATCCGACTTGCGTAGCAGCGTGTCGATCTCCGCCAGCGCCTCCTCCTGGCGGCCCGAAATCCCCAGCGACAATGCATAGCGGCGGCGCGTCTCGTCCAGTTCGCCCGCGTCGCGCCCGCCTTGCGACAGCGCCAGTCGATAATCCTGCTGCGCGCGCGCC
The genomic region above belongs to Sphingomonas phyllosphaerae 5.2 and contains:
- a CDS encoding deoxyguanosinetriphosphate triphosphohydrolase, translated to MAECAPWASDPARSRGRLHPEESADRGPRDAFQRDRDRIIHSISFRRLRHKTQVFLAPDGDHFRVRLTHSLEVAQIGRTIARVLGLNEDLTEALCLAHDIGHPPFGHAGEDALRQAMRDAGGFDHNGHTLRTLMRIERPYPRWPGLNLTWETLEGLAKHNGPIAVPPWALAAADAEARLELTSHASLEAQVAALADDIAYDNHDIDDGLRAGLLTLEQIEAVPLVADGWRRVDARFPDLPRERLAGELIRSQIGAMVNDLIAESRARIADAAVGSVEDVRAAGRALIGFSPAMATAERTLKRFMYANLYHHPRQLEAASAAQRVVSALFAAYRGDPGLLPEEWRLRLPKGEPGVSRHIADFIAGMTDRYAVSRYREVVGPIDLPEGF
- a CDS encoding SPOR domain-containing protein; the protein is MTRSQRRAAFTRGLAVVLATLPLPGVTAHAQEVVAAANPDADRLADVVRRLGASPRDLSALIEAGDLSFALGDATAAAAFYKRGEAIDPNNGRIKAGIARILVNGERPGEALRFFEQAQRHGAPMAHYADDRGLAYDLIGEQARAQQDYRLALSQGGRDAGELDETRRRYALSLGISGRQEEALAEIDTLLRKSDRGAWRARAFILAMNGDVSGANKIASSMMPRGMAGGLAAFFQRLPTLSPVDRAFAVHFGEVAPTAARLADARMVPALTPLAVAPAPVQVAAAPVVQPLPQKRLSRSEQRKRDRAVQLAAANTRVPTSIPTPSRPAATAQPAPVQSTTPTPQMVQTVPTTTRAVPDPVPAAAPSTPERQPVPTQVAQATPAPVPVPATTAAPLRSTPTPTQLASAATAAPVPRPARRITPPPLRAVPRISEDSILARIVAGISVPATELGVRPMPGAQRMPVVAPPAPAAATLDEAAQTAERNAAADEQKRPRLAAAKRVAQKAPVIEAEETPVAKPTPKATDKPLDRKARAKELAAEKVKKEVAAKEAAEKKAARAEPERIWVQIASGANAGDLPKAWKGAQGKADALAGKRAFSVANRATNRLVTGPFKTEAEARAMVNTLKKQGLSAFTFTSEAGQKMTRLGGK